A genomic window from Tolypothrix sp. PCC 7910 includes:
- the aroF gene encoding 3-deoxy-7-phosphoheptulonate synthase, whose protein sequence is MIVVMKVGSPEAEINRINDELTSWGLTPEKIVGKHKVVIGLVGETADLDPLQIQEVSPWIEQVLRVELPYKRASRQYRHGEASEVVVNTPDGPVVFGEHHPVIVVAGPCSVENEDMIIETAQRVKASGAKFLRGGAYKPRTSPYAFQGHGESALELLAKAREVSGLGVITEVMDAADLDKIAEVADMIQVGARNMQNFSLLKKVGAQSKPVLLKRGMAATIEDWLMAAEYVLAAGNPNVVLCERGIRTFDRQYTRNTLDLSVVPVLRKLTHLPIMIDPSHGTGWSEFVPSMAMAAIAAGSDSLMIEVHPNPKKAMSDGPQSLTPDAFDHLMQELGVIGKAVGRWESAAVALA, encoded by the coding sequence GATTGTCGTAATGAAAGTTGGTTCCCCAGAAGCAGAAATCAATCGCATTAACGATGAATTAACTAGCTGGGGACTGACTCCAGAAAAAATTGTTGGTAAGCACAAAGTAGTTATTGGGTTAGTTGGTGAGACTGCTGACTTAGACCCCTTGCAAATTCAGGAAGTTAGCCCTTGGATTGAGCAAGTTTTGCGCGTAGAGTTACCTTATAAACGTGCTAGTCGTCAATATCGTCATGGGGAAGCTTCTGAAGTTGTCGTAAATACTCCCGATGGGCCAGTAGTATTCGGCGAACATCACCCGGTAATAGTGGTTGCTGGCCCCTGCTCCGTAGAAAATGAAGACATGATTATTGAGACAGCCCAGCGTGTTAAAGCTTCTGGAGCCAAGTTTTTGCGCGGTGGTGCATACAAACCCCGCACTTCACCTTATGCTTTCCAAGGACACGGCGAGAGTGCTTTGGAATTATTGGCAAAGGCTAGAGAAGTTAGCGGTTTAGGCGTAATTACAGAAGTAATGGACGCTGCTGACCTGGATAAAATCGCAGAAGTTGCCGATATGATCCAGGTAGGCGCAAGAAATATGCAGAATTTTTCCCTACTCAAAAAAGTAGGAGCGCAATCGAAACCTGTGCTATTAAAGCGCGGTATGGCAGCTACTATTGAAGATTGGTTAATGGCTGCTGAGTATGTTTTGGCGGCGGGGAATCCGAATGTAGTTTTATGTGAACGCGGAATTCGCACTTTTGACCGCCAGTACACTCGCAATACCCTGGATTTATCGGTAGTACCAGTTTTACGGAAGCTAACTCACCTACCAATTATGATTGACCCGAGTCATGGTACAGGTTGGTCTGAGTTTGTTCCTTCTATGGCAATGGCCGCGATCGCAGCTGGATCTGATTCTCTGATGATTGAGGTTCACCCCAACCCGAAAAAAGCTATGTCAGATGGGCCGCAATCTCTCACACCAGATGCTTTCGACCACTTGATGCAAGAATTAGGCGTTATTGGTAAGGCTGTAGGACGCTGGGAGTCTGCGGCGGTTGCGTTGGCGTAG
- a CDS encoding PadR family transcriptional regulator codes for MFRHFRSRFPVHAWAGASDDDLSLVSSCFHHRKHHGRHHEQHFGNEMFGGAWKEEYRTRRGDIKFILLELLTEHPSHGYDLIKEMESRYGGFRKLSPGSVYPTLQMLEEGGYLRSSQEGGKRIYTITDEGRQLLAERTQQETSDSPWDVFKSFMSGKPQEFIELRNAATELAGAVVQVARSGNVERIKRVRELLENAKREIYAILAEK; via the coding sequence ATGTTTAGACACTTTCGTTCCCGTTTTCCAGTACATGCATGGGCTGGAGCCAGCGACGATGACCTCAGCCTTGTGAGTTCGTGTTTCCACCATCGCAAGCATCACGGTAGACATCACGAGCAGCACTTTGGCAATGAAATGTTTGGCGGTGCTTGGAAAGAAGAATACCGAACTCGTCGAGGTGATATTAAATTCATCCTGCTGGAATTGTTAACAGAGCATCCTAGTCATGGTTACGACCTGATTAAAGAGATGGAAAGCCGCTATGGAGGGTTTCGCAAACTCAGCCCAGGCTCAGTTTATCCCACACTCCAAATGCTCGAAGAAGGTGGGTATTTGCGGAGTTCACAAGAAGGCGGTAAGCGAATTTATACAATTACAGATGAGGGCAGACAACTCTTAGCAGAACGTACCCAACAGGAAACCTCAGATTCTCCCTGGGATGTGTTCAAAAGCTTTATGTCAGGTAAACCTCAAGAGTTTATAGAGCTGCGAAATGCAGCCACAGAACTAGCGGGTGCTGTGGTGCAAGTTGCGCGCAGCGGTAATGTAGAGCGAATTAAGCGAGTACGTGAACTTTTAGAAAACGCAAAACGCGAAATTTACGCGATTTTAGCGGAAAAATAA
- a CDS encoding PadR family transcriptional regulator, translating to MSLAHTILGLLEQQEMTGYDLKNTCFDQCVAHLWPADQAQIYRTLDKLVEQGWTSCCVEIQSDRPNRKVYSLTEEGKAELLRWLQCHQPVPTVREPFLVQLFFAAQLPNPAIIKLLEQQLAARSKKLADCGNIQLPELEDCANREQIMQRLVLDLVTQREKTYINWLKTAIEAIKSS from the coding sequence ATGTCACTAGCACACACAATTTTAGGACTGCTTGAGCAACAAGAAATGACAGGTTACGACCTCAAAAACACTTGCTTCGATCAATGCGTTGCTCACTTGTGGCCCGCAGATCAGGCACAGATTTACAGAACCCTCGATAAATTAGTTGAGCAGGGTTGGACTAGTTGTTGTGTTGAGATTCAGAGCGATCGCCCTAACCGCAAGGTATATTCTTTAACGGAAGAGGGAAAAGCCGAATTACTCAGGTGGCTACAATGTCATCAGCCTGTACCAACAGTACGAGAACCGTTTCTAGTGCAATTATTTTTCGCTGCACAATTACCAAATCCCGCCATTATTAAATTGCTAGAACAGCAGCTAGCTGCACGCAGCAAAAAACTAGCTGACTGTGGCAATATTCAACTACCAGAGCTAGAAGATTGTGCAAACCGTGAACAAATTATGCAACGGCTGGTTCTAGACCTAGTTACTCAACGGGAGAAAACTTACATAAATTGGCTTAAAACAGCTATTGAAGCTATTAAAAGTTCTTAA
- a CDS encoding pirin family protein, producing the protein MTTQIGTMRTVAGTINSVQTLEGEGMLVRRPFPKATFGDFDPFLLLDEFGPVDVEPGAAKGAPDHPHRGFETVTYILEGSFEHKDSQGNAGKLHAGDVQWMTAGSGVVHSEMPERELARNGGRVHGLQLWVNLPQRDKMIKPRYQEIPAERIPTSQTDDGLVSVKVIAGEALGAKSSIQTQTPIMYLHFTIQPGAIAIQPVPKPYNAFIYVLDGEGLFGAEKERAGEGQMVLFAQDGQEVVIANPANANSALDVLLIAGVPLNEPVVRYGPFVMNTQAEIIQAIEDYRNGRMGSIDF; encoded by the coding sequence ATGACAACTCAAATAGGAACGATGCGAACAGTCGCAGGAACCATCAACAGTGTGCAAACCCTAGAGGGTGAAGGAATGCTCGTGCGTCGCCCATTTCCTAAAGCTACCTTTGGTGATTTTGATCCCTTTCTCCTCCTAGATGAATTTGGCCCGGTTGATGTGGAACCTGGTGCAGCTAAAGGAGCGCCAGATCATCCCCACAGAGGCTTTGAGACAGTCACTTATATTTTGGAAGGCAGTTTTGAACACAAAGATTCTCAAGGAAACGCCGGCAAACTTCATGCGGGTGATGTGCAGTGGATGACAGCCGGATCTGGCGTTGTGCATTCAGAAATGCCAGAGCGAGAACTGGCGCGTAATGGTGGACGGGTTCATGGGTTGCAACTGTGGGTGAATCTACCTCAGCGAGACAAAATGATCAAGCCACGCTATCAGGAAATTCCAGCAGAACGAATTCCCACATCTCAAACAGATGATGGTTTAGTGAGTGTCAAAGTCATAGCTGGAGAAGCACTAGGAGCGAAATCTAGCATCCAAACGCAAACTCCGATTATGTATCTACATTTCACAATTCAACCAGGAGCGATCGCAATTCAACCTGTGCCAAAACCATACAATGCTTTTATATATGTACTTGATGGTGAAGGCTTGTTTGGTGCAGAAAAGGAACGTGCGGGAGAGGGGCAAATGGTACTGTTCGCACAAGACGGTCAAGAAGTGGTGATTGCTAATCCCGCAAACGCAAATTCAGCATTAGATGTGCTGCTGATTGCTGGTGTACCGCTCAACGAACCAGTGGTTCGCTACGGCCCATTTGTCATGAATACTCAAGCTGAAATTATTCAAGCAATTGAAGATTATCGTAACGGGAGGATGGGTTCAATTGACTTCTAA
- a CDS encoding DUF1190 domain-containing protein, which yields MIMNILRRFTVVVLAMSLCLTSVACGSSNETTPPARNVSQTSTATKLSDGQYQVQQATYDDGTGEYTLFLINSKPPTFVTENLQMARLTDEEIKEGKKSFLKVENGQPSLYLTEDFRIEYVHNVTQQQTNPQTGRQETVVVRQENSFWTPFAGAVAGNLAGQAIGSLLFRPQYYVPPVYQPGQVLRGYGGYGSNYDQAVSSYRSRYNEPPAAVRNRTVFRSTGTIRRTYPSGSTVRSTPSRTTTNSRPSGSGFGGSQLRPSNSSRSPRSNPSGSSFGSGGRSRRAPAFGGGRRR from the coding sequence ATGATCATGAACATACTGCGTAGATTTACAGTCGTGGTATTAGCCATGAGTTTATGTTTGACATCTGTTGCTTGCGGCAGTTCAAACGAAACTACACCACCAGCAAGGAATGTTAGCCAAACCTCTACGGCTACCAAGCTGAGTGATGGGCAGTATCAAGTACAACAAGCAACCTATGATGATGGTACTGGCGAGTACACGCTGTTTTTAATTAACAGTAAACCACCAACATTTGTCACCGAGAATTTGCAAATGGCACGGCTGACAGATGAAGAAATTAAAGAAGGCAAAAAAAGTTTTCTGAAAGTGGAAAATGGCCAGCCCAGCCTCTACTTAACAGAAGACTTTAGAATTGAGTACGTGCATAACGTTACCCAACAACAAACTAATCCCCAAACAGGACGGCAAGAAACTGTTGTAGTCCGCCAAGAAAATAGCTTCTGGACACCTTTTGCTGGCGCAGTGGCTGGTAATCTTGCAGGTCAGGCAATTGGTAGTCTATTGTTTAGACCTCAGTACTATGTACCTCCTGTTTATCAACCAGGGCAAGTTTTAAGAGGCTACGGTGGATACGGTAGCAACTATGACCAAGCGGTTTCTAGCTACCGCAGTCGCTACAATGAACCACCCGCAGCAGTGAGAAATCGTACAGTTTTCCGCAGTACAGGGACAATTAGAAGAACATATCCTAGCGGCTCAACAGTACGCAGCACACCAAGCCGTACTACAACAAATAGCCGTCCTAGCGGTTCTGGTTTTGGTGGTAGTCAACTCAGACCTTCTAATAGTTCTAGATCTCCTAGAAGTAATCCTAGCGGAAGTAGTTTCGGTAGTGGTGGTCGTTCTCGTCGCGCACCGGCTTTTGGTGGTGGTAGACGGCGTTAA
- a CDS encoding DUF1517 domain-containing protein, with amino-acid sequence MRDTFNRMIGRTRYVVCRLFLHLNGSEVAPILGVFNRAAREAIDADGDLQVLGEGLVEICENLLRYDEYWLSAANEGDVFWNEGEAGDYVNELFSDSAARYGAELDLSSDSGFNDPLSIPVTRNIIVMITVAFTGEIPQLETDLSNVQALKEGLKALINLHYQNKLQAVQVHFSPAQLGDELTNDQLVQYYPELIPL; translated from the coding sequence ATGCGTGATACTTTTAATAGAATGATTGGACGGACTCGCTATGTTGTCTGTCGTCTATTTTTACATTTAAATGGGTCAGAAGTAGCACCAATTTTAGGGGTGTTCAATCGTGCTGCTAGAGAAGCAATTGACGCAGATGGTGACTTACAAGTTTTAGGAGAAGGCTTAGTAGAAATATGTGAAAATCTATTACGCTATGATGAATACTGGCTTTCTGCTGCTAATGAAGGTGATGTATTTTGGAATGAAGGTGAAGCCGGAGATTATGTAAATGAACTATTTAGTGACTCGGCTGCCAGATACGGGGCTGAATTAGATTTAAGTTCTGATTCTGGATTTAATGACCCTTTATCTATACCTGTAACACGCAACATTATTGTGATGATTACAGTAGCTTTTACAGGAGAAATCCCACAATTAGAAACTGACTTGTCCAATGTTCAAGCATTGAAAGAAGGTTTAAAAGCTTTAATTAATTTGCACTACCAAAATAAACTCCAGGCAGTTCAAGTACATTTTTCTCCAGCACAGTTAGGTGATGAACTCACTAACGATCAGCTGGTGCAATATTATCCAGAATTAATTCCTTTGTAA
- a CDS encoding pentapeptide repeat-containing protein gives MNIEELLQKYAAGVLDFTGVDLAEANLSGVKLSGINLSKANLSVVNLSGANLSQANLSNATLNVARLSGVNLTRAILNKANLNVANLIRANLNHAQLQGASLVRAELIRADLSSADLFEANLKSADLREATLRKANLRCANLSEASFRGACFRGANLEMANFQSSDLVRADLSGANLREAELKQANLNRANLSGADLSGANLRWADLSGANLSWADLSGAKLSGANLMGADFSNANLTNTSLVHANLTQAKLIKAEWIGADLTGATLTGAKLYSTSRFGLKTEGIICEWVDLSAAGDRSIIQKFSSEDPGDFFNETSPTIRIIVDAALEHEANFALAGAYYQISRQYRRLKLPPATDIGRRRTVFTFRVDRDEELLPIAYIAILPFQDAIATQKNIDNLVDMIKSEDLSQQGLNTSHRVRQLRAAIAEAKNESQKIREMQKILELAAKLNFFKTPTQTILTNSSAQTLILHDHPYFGKRFINQSDGNATFFDKMSNEAAQNILPALNMVIDFVKSFHYIEH, from the coding sequence ATGAATATAGAAGAATTACTGCAAAAGTACGCTGCTGGAGTGTTGGATTTTACTGGTGTTGACCTTGCGGAAGCTAACTTAAGTGGTGTCAAGCTCAGTGGTATAAATCTTAGTAAAGCCAACTTGAGTGTAGTTAATTTAAGTGGTGCAAATCTCAGCCAAGCTAACTTAAGCAATGCTACTTTGAATGTCGCAAGATTAAGTGGCGTTAACCTCACTAGAGCTATCTTAAATAAAGCTAATCTGAATGTTGCTAATTTAATTCGAGCCAACCTGAATCATGCCCAACTTCAAGGAGCTTCATTAGTTCGCGCTGAGTTGATTCGTGCAGACCTCAGTAGCGCTGATCTGTTTGAAGCTAACCTCAAAAGCGCCGACCTCAGAGAAGCGACTTTGCGAAAAGCAAATCTCCGTTGTGCCAACTTAAGCGAAGCTAGTTTCCGAGGCGCTTGTTTTAGGGGAGCCAACTTAGAAATGGCCAATTTCCAGTCCAGCGATTTGGTGCGTGCAGATCTTAGCGGCGCAAATTTGCGAGAAGCTGAACTCAAACAAGCAAATCTCAACCGTGCAAACCTCAGTGGAGCAGATTTAAGCGGCGCGAATCTTCGATGGGCAGATTTAAGCGGCGCTAACCTCAGTTGGGCAGACTTAAGCGGTGCTAAATTAAGTGGTGCCAACTTGATGGGGGCAGATTTTAGCAATGCTAATTTAACAAATACCAGCTTAGTACACGCCAATTTAACCCAGGCAAAATTAATTAAAGCGGAATGGATAGGAGCCGACTTAACCGGCGCAACTTTGACTGGAGCGAAACTTTATTCCACTTCCCGGTTTGGCTTAAAAACCGAAGGGATAATTTGTGAATGGGTTGACCTCTCCGCCGCAGGCGATCGCTCTATTATCCAAAAGTTCAGCTCTGAAGACCCAGGCGACTTTTTTAATGAAACTTCGCCAACTATTCGGATTATCGTTGATGCTGCCTTAGAACATGAAGCTAACTTTGCCTTAGCTGGTGCTTATTACCAAATTTCTCGCCAATACCGTAGGCTGAAACTACCCCCGGCTACAGATATTGGTCGTCGCCGCACGGTGTTTACATTCCGAGTAGATCGGGACGAAGAATTATTACCTATTGCTTATATTGCGATTTTGCCATTTCAGGATGCGATCGCTACCCAAAAAAATATTGACAACTTGGTAGACATGATCAAAAGCGAAGATCTATCTCAGCAGGGGCTAAACACATCCCATCGGGTGAGGCAATTAAGGGCTGCGATCGCGGAAGCTAAAAATGAGTCCCAAAAAATTAGAGAAATGCAAAAAATTCTGGAGTTAGCTGCAAAACTTAACTTTTTTAAAACTCCAACCCAGACAATATTAACAAATTCTAGTGCCCAAACTCTGATTTTGCATGACCATCCTTACTTCGGTAAACGATTTATTAATCAGTCAGATGGTAATGCTACATTTTTTGATAAGATGTCCAATGAAGCTGCTCAAAATATATTGCCTGCGTTAAATATGGTTATAGATTTTGTTAAAAGTTTTCATTACATTGAACACTAA
- a CDS encoding prephenate/arogenate dehydrogenase, with protein MKIGILGLGLIGGSLGFDLRSQGHDVLGVSRRESTCQKAIALGSVDRASVDLSLLATADIVFICTPIALIVPQIQQLIEHLSGATIITDVGSVKAPIVNAIAPLWENFVGGHPMAGTADSGIEAAQRNLFVDRPYVLTPTNTTPPQATAVVEEIVRSLGSKIYHCQPEQHDRAVSWISHLPVMVSASLIAACMGETDPAVLQLAQNLASSGFRDTSRVGGGNPELGVMMAQFNQQGLLSSLQQYRHQLDEVIHLIEQENWTALETKLQSTQKARPGFVE; from the coding sequence ATGAAAATTGGGATTTTAGGACTCGGACTAATTGGTGGATCTTTGGGCTTTGATTTGCGATCGCAAGGTCATGATGTTTTAGGAGTTAGTCGGCGTGAATCAACTTGTCAAAAGGCAATTGCTCTGGGTAGCGTTGATCGGGCCTCGGTGGATCTGAGTCTCTTGGCTACGGCAGACATTGTATTTATTTGTACACCTATAGCTCTTATTGTTCCCCAAATTCAGCAGTTAATTGAGCATCTGTCTGGGGCTACAATAATCACTGATGTTGGTTCTGTCAAAGCCCCGATTGTCAATGCGATCGCGCCTCTGTGGGAAAATTTTGTGGGCGGTCACCCGATGGCGGGAACAGCAGATAGCGGTATTGAAGCAGCACAAAGGAATTTATTTGTTGATCGCCCTTATGTACTGACACCAACCAATACCACACCACCCCAAGCAACTGCGGTAGTAGAAGAAATTGTGCGATCGCTTGGGTCTAAAATCTACCATTGTCAGCCAGAACAACATGACCGCGCTGTCAGCTGGATTTCTCATTTACCTGTAATGGTCAGCGCTTCACTAATTGCAGCTTGTATGGGTGAAACCGACCCCGCAGTTTTACAACTAGCGCAAAATTTAGCTAGTTCCGGTTTTCGCGATACTAGCCGTGTCGGTGGTGGGAATCCTGAGTTAGGCGTAATGATGGCGCAGTTCAATCAGCAAGGGTTGCTAAGTTCACTACAACAATATCGCCATCAGCTTGATGAAGTCATTCATTTAATTGAGCAGGAAAATTGGACAGCCTTAGAGACAAAGTTGCAGTCAACTCAAAAAGCGCGACCAGGATTTGTGGAATAG
- the psbA gene encoding photosystem II q(b) protein, translating into MTATLQQRQSANVWDRFCEWITSTNNRLYIGWFGVLMIPTLLAATACFVIAFIAAPPVDIDGIREPVAGSLIYGNNIISGAVVPSSNAIGLHFYPIWEAASLDEWLYNGGPYQLVIFHFLIGVFCYLGREWELSYRLGMRPWICLAFSAPVAAATAVFLIYPIGQGSFSDGMPLGISGTFNFMIVFQAEHNILMHPFHMLGVAGVFGGSLFSAMHGSLVTSSLVRETTENESQNYGYKFGQEEETYNIVAAHGYFGRLIFQYASFNNSRSLHFFLAAWPVIGIWFTALGVSTMAFNLNGFNFNQSVIDSTGRVVNTWADIINRANLGMEVMHERNAHNFPLDLAAGEVAPVALTAPAING; encoded by the coding sequence ATGACAGCAACCTTACAACAGCGCCAAAGCGCTAACGTATGGGATCGCTTCTGCGAGTGGATTACCAGCACCAATAACCGTCTATACATCGGTTGGTTCGGTGTCCTCATGATCCCAACCCTACTAGCTGCTACAGCCTGCTTCGTAATCGCCTTCATCGCTGCTCCTCCAGTAGACATCGATGGTATCCGTGAACCTGTTGCAGGTTCTTTAATCTACGGAAACAACATCATCTCTGGTGCAGTTGTTCCTTCTTCTAACGCTATCGGTTTGCACTTCTACCCAATTTGGGAAGCAGCTTCCTTAGATGAGTGGTTGTACAACGGCGGCCCTTACCAATTGGTAATTTTCCACTTCTTAATCGGGGTATTCTGCTACCTCGGTCGTGAGTGGGAATTGTCTTACCGCTTGGGTATGCGTCCTTGGATCTGCCTAGCATTCTCTGCACCAGTAGCAGCAGCAACCGCAGTATTCTTGATCTACCCCATTGGTCAAGGTTCCTTCTCTGATGGTATGCCTTTGGGTATCTCTGGTACCTTCAACTTCATGATCGTGTTCCAAGCTGAGCACAACATCCTCATGCACCCCTTCCACATGTTAGGTGTGGCTGGTGTATTCGGCGGTTCCTTGTTCTCCGCAATGCACGGTTCTCTTGTAACCTCCTCCTTGGTTCGTGAAACCACCGAGAACGAATCTCAAAACTACGGTTACAAGTTCGGTCAAGAGGAAGAAACCTACAACATCGTAGCTGCACACGGTTACTTTGGTCGTCTAATCTTCCAATACGCATCCTTCAACAACAGCCGTTCTCTGCACTTCTTCTTGGCTGCATGGCCTGTAATCGGTATCTGGTTTACCGCGTTGGGCGTAAGCACAATGGCGTTCAACTTGAACGGTTTCAACTTCAACCAATCTGTGATTGATTCCACAGGTCGTGTAGTTAACACCTGGGCTGATATCATCAACCGCGCTAACTTGGGTATGGAAGTCATGCACGAGCGTAACGCTCACAACTTCCCTCTAGATTTGGCTGCTGGTGAAGTTGCTCCTGTTGCACTAACTGCTCCTGCAATCAACGGCTAA
- a CDS encoding caspase family protein translates to MTPRSPRQSLRAIFTLGFFTAISLTLLIPFLASQQAKSQPFSPAPNLLAVTNQKRVALVIGNSNYQATIALANPGNDAEDVAKTLGELGFEVIKVIDGNQKQMDTALDRFSAKLSQGTVGVFFYAGHGVQVNGENYLIPINAQLAAEKDVVYETLPVGKVQNAMGKTGTTGIIILDACRDNPFSRRWYRTTNSKGLAPIEAFSSSYIAFATAPGSVAADGEGRNGTFTSYLLKHLKTPNLPIENLFKKVRNEVLKATKGKQQPWDSSSLTDEFFFNPVSTATDTPPTPITQPITTPNPPVTAPKPATPPTNPPVVATANRPPDFLSKLIPYPLDKISLAYSFNNTELIGISSDGQILATNKDKVLEIWDLTTGKKVNTFSYNSKAYYYLSSNEQILVETYPTKVQIWGLQTGKLLHTLTLPKIEITSTTISPDGKTLAIGFRDGNIRNWNLITGTSIRTISGRCGWSTTISYDGKTLVSACENNTIKIWNLETGQLISTLTHHSGVVLSVAISRDGKTLVSSSFDKTIKIWNLSTGKLIGNLNDDSGFFFYSVKISPDMKTVIGTGLSVIRLWDMNSRQPISSPISSPQYQYQYNDLRISDDRKTVVITSFGKIDVWKAL, encoded by the coding sequence ATGACTCCACGCTCCCCTAGACAATCTCTGAGAGCAATTTTCACCTTAGGATTTTTTACCGCAATATCATTAACTTTATTAATACCTTTTCTCGCCAGCCAGCAAGCAAAATCTCAACCCTTCTCGCCTGCTCCAAATTTATTAGCAGTTACAAACCAAAAACGAGTAGCACTAGTTATTGGTAATAGCAATTATCAAGCAACTATCGCATTAGCTAATCCTGGAAATGATGCTGAAGATGTAGCTAAAACATTAGGAGAACTGGGTTTTGAAGTAATTAAAGTTATAGATGGTAACCAAAAACAAATGGATACTGCACTAGATAGATTTAGTGCAAAACTCTCCCAAGGAACTGTAGGCGTATTTTTTTACGCTGGCCACGGAGTGCAAGTAAATGGAGAAAATTATTTAATACCTATTAATGCACAACTTGCTGCCGAAAAAGATGTAGTTTACGAAACTCTACCAGTAGGTAAAGTGCAAAACGCAATGGGAAAGACAGGGACAACAGGTATTATTATTTTAGATGCCTGTCGTGATAACCCCTTCAGCCGCAGATGGTACAGAACTACTAATAGTAAAGGTTTAGCTCCCATAGAAGCTTTTTCAAGTTCATATATTGCTTTTGCGACAGCACCCGGAAGTGTAGCAGCAGATGGAGAAGGTAGAAATGGTACTTTTACTTCTTACCTCTTAAAGCATCTCAAAACACCAAATCTTCCGATAGAAAATTTATTTAAAAAAGTCCGTAACGAAGTACTGAAAGCAACAAAGGGAAAGCAACAACCTTGGGATTCTTCTTCTTTAACCGATGAATTTTTCTTCAACCCAGTTTCTACTGCTACTGATACTCCTCCTACACCAATAACACAGCCAATTACTACCCCCAATCCTCCTGTTACAGCACCAAAACCAGCTACACCTCCTACAAATCCTCCTGTGGTAGCTACAGCTAACCGTCCACCTGATTTCCTAAGTAAGCTGATCCCTTACCCTCTAGATAAAATTTCTTTAGCTTACTCTTTTAACAATACTGAGTTAATAGGCATTAGCTCTGATGGTCAAATTTTAGCTACTAACAAAGATAAAGTATTAGAGATTTGGGATCTAACTACTGGAAAGAAGGTTAATACTTTTTCTTATAACTCAAAAGCATACTATTATCTGAGTTCTAATGAACAAATTTTAGTAGAAACATATCCGACAAAAGTCCAAATTTGGGGTTTACAAACAGGTAAACTACTACATACTTTAACTCTTCCTAAAATAGAAATTACTTCAACAACTATCAGTCCAGATGGCAAAACTTTAGCTATAGGGTTTAGAGACGGTAATATTAGAAATTGGAATCTGATTACAGGAACATCAATACGAACTATCAGTGGTCGTTGTGGTTGGTCAACAACAATTAGTTATGATGGTAAAACCCTAGTTAGTGCTTGTGAAAATAACACCATCAAGATTTGGAATTTAGAAACTGGGCAATTAATCAGTACTTTAACTCATCATTCTGGTGTAGTTTTATCAGTAGCTATTAGTCGTGACGGAAAAACTCTAGTAAGTAGTAGTTTTGATAAAACTATCAAAATATGGAATTTATCAACAGGAAAACTGATAGGTAATCTGAATGATGATTCTGGCTTCTTTTTTTACTCAGTAAAAATCAGCCCTGATATGAAAACTGTAATTGGCACTGGATTGTCTGTAATTCGACTTTGGGATATGAATAGTAGACAACCAATAAGTTCACCAATAAGTTCTCCGCAGTATCAATATCAATATAATGACTTAAGAATTAGTGATGATCGTAAAACTGTAGTAATTACGTCATTTGGAAAAATAGATGTGTGGAAAGCTTTATAG